One window from the genome of Pseudoalteromonas aliena SW19 encodes:
- a CDS encoding CHAD domain-containing protein → MSNIKAWKLMSLFCLFAVLMGCQSKEEQLQQTIQESIKKVDTELSQLGTALDNGSVRNAVLLKEYGELLKKQQPELTKVVDVITLDATRQGALYSGLTQRLKDIKGTYLIPPYEDTLHSIDLLRDASKPTLFSDALTDPINMLADMSKGTLARVGAISKQAEGEGVGNQMVGNPNYGNWQSNSNGISFWQWYGMYRILGDVFDRVEYGSWSKRRKYSYYNDYGRSRYSSPKQIKTQSALETRTRQTYQRQGKQFTSPYASKKTGASGLSRSSYTPAKSRSSYSRSSSYSNSSGSVRDSGSRTSRGVSRGK, encoded by the coding sequence ATGTCGAATATTAAAGCTTGGAAACTTATGAGCCTGTTTTGTTTGTTCGCAGTGCTTATGGGTTGTCAATCCAAAGAAGAGCAGCTGCAACAAACAATTCAAGAGTCTATTAAAAAGGTAGATACGGAGCTGTCTCAGCTTGGTACTGCCCTCGATAATGGAAGTGTACGCAATGCTGTGTTACTTAAAGAGTATGGCGAGCTTCTTAAAAAACAACAGCCAGAGCTTACAAAAGTTGTTGATGTAATTACCCTTGATGCAACCCGCCAAGGTGCACTTTATAGTGGCTTAACGCAGCGACTTAAAGATATTAAAGGAACTTACTTAATTCCTCCTTACGAAGATACGTTACATAGCATTGATTTGTTGCGTGATGCATCTAAACCTACGCTATTTTCTGATGCGTTAACCGATCCTATTAATATGCTCGCTGATATGTCGAAAGGCACCTTAGCGCGTGTAGGCGCAATTAGTAAGCAAGCTGAAGGTGAGGGTGTTGGTAACCAAATGGTAGGTAACCCTAACTATGGTAACTGGCAATCAAATAGCAATGGTATTAGCTTTTGGCAATGGTACGGAATGTACCGTATTTTAGGTGATGTATTTGACCGTGTTGAATATGGAAGCTGGAGTAAGCGCCGAAAGTATAGCTATTACAATGACTATGGCCGTTCGCGTTATTCAAGCCCTAAACAAATTAAAACCCAAAGCGCACTAGAAACACGCACGCGCCAAACATACCAACGCCAAGGTAAGCAGTTTACAAGCCCTTATGCGAGTAAAAAAACAGGAGCATCAGGTTTAAGCCGTAGTAGTTATACGCCAGCAAAAAGTCGCAGTAGTTATTCTCGTTCGAGCAGTTATAGCAATAGCTCAGGATCGGTGCGTGATAGCGGTAGCAGAACCTCTCGTGGCGTGAGCCGTGGTAAGTAA
- a CDS encoding DUF350 domain-containing protein, which translates to MYEFNGITMWSLQALAIDFAIIVLLFVSLKYIKGWVSNLHANDEITERDNFAFGISFAAGLVALAIVLTGVSSGAFAATLQQEALQMLAYGALAIVLIKLGHFFQDKVALRKVSLHDEIVKGNVTASIIDFGHVVSVAIVIRSALLWVATDGWHGLPIVIAAFIIGSVVLLLVSQYRVQLFKRTNKSGDCLQQAIVDGNLAVGIRYAGFLVGSALAITAATGVAPYAADNINASLLYWAISAVVSLVAFIILHLVTIKIILSGCDISDEVNRQKNVGVATISAAVSFAVGITMATLLGA; encoded by the coding sequence ATGTATGAATTTAATGGAATAACTATGTGGTCACTGCAAGCGCTAGCGATTGATTTTGCAATTATTGTTTTATTGTTTGTAAGCCTTAAATATATAAAAGGCTGGGTTTCAAACTTACATGCAAATGATGAAATAACAGAGCGTGATAACTTTGCTTTTGGTATTAGTTTTGCCGCTGGCTTAGTGGCACTGGCGATTGTATTAACAGGTGTAAGTAGTGGTGCTTTTGCTGCAACACTGCAACAAGAAGCACTGCAAATGTTAGCTTACGGCGCATTAGCAATTGTACTTATTAAGTTGGGTCACTTCTTTCAAGATAAAGTAGCACTTCGTAAAGTAAGCCTGCACGACGAAATCGTTAAAGGTAACGTTACAGCTTCAATAATTGATTTTGGTCATGTTGTTAGCGTTGCTATCGTTATTCGCTCAGCTCTTTTATGGGTGGCTACTGACGGCTGGCATGGTCTTCCAATTGTAATTGCCGCCTTTATTATAGGTAGCGTTGTATTACTACTTGTTAGCCAGTATCGAGTACAGTTATTTAAGCGTACAAATAAAAGTGGCGACTGCCTACAACAAGCAATTGTAGATGGTAACTTAGCTGTAGGTATTCGTTACGCTGGATTTTTAGTAGGTAGTGCATTAGCTATTACTGCTGCAACAGGTGTTGCGCCATACGCTGCGGATAACATTAATGCGAGTTTACTATACTGGGCTATTAGCGCTGTTGTGAGCCTTGTCGCATTTATTATTTTGCACTTAGTGACAATTAAAATAATTTTATCTGGTTGCGATATTTCAGATGAAGTTAATCGTCAAAAAAATGTAGGTGTAGCTACTATTTCTGCAGCAGTATCATTTGCTGTAGGTATCACTATGGCAACCTTACTAGGCGCATAA
- a CDS encoding polyamine aminopropyltransferase, whose protein sequence is MSSTTTSPSKSRLLGHDILLITVMAVLAGCGLIYEYLLSHYAGRVLGSVESAIYAMIGTMIVAMGLGAFLARWFKDAFTAFAWLESIIALIGMGCILAIASVIAVSYSLPHLFSSIFNLPPDVVLNGYIFQKLQEWSRFLPYVFGLILGLFIGMEIPLIARIRQHVYGRFLENNAGTIYGADYIGAGIGAAIWVSIMLSMPIMQAAAWTALFNIIAGLAFLWRYHTHVRFAKALLVCHIALLALFGFILVFGSGWMNNLSNVLYKDKVIYSQATKYQHVVLTERLSKNQPQPITDLYLNGRLQFSSIDEQIYHSMLVYPAMLASNRHDRVLIIGGGDGLALRDVLKWPVSEVTLIDLDAQLLNLFGHKDGDFTPPEHINKRLLQLNNKSMHDSRANIIVGDAFLEVEKLLDQSQQFDTILIDLPDPNHPDLNKMYSDYFYNHVRQLLAPDGAMAVQSTSPYHAKKAFLSIGKTVKAAGFGYVEQYQQNIPSFGQWGWTIATKMGQSASGRINDVAVMPVPSRWISKEYLLASFVFPNHYFEQVKSVEVNRLGSGQLYDYYRTAWQIESELYKN, encoded by the coding sequence GTGTCATCAACCACAACTAGCCCAAGTAAGTCTCGCTTACTTGGGCACGATATATTACTTATTACTGTTATGGCTGTGCTTGCTGGGTGCGGCCTTATTTATGAATACTTACTATCTCATTATGCTGGCCGTGTACTTGGCTCAGTAGAGAGTGCTATTTACGCCATGATTGGTACTATGATTGTAGCAATGGGCTTAGGCGCTTTTTTAGCGCGTTGGTTTAAAGACGCATTTACTGCTTTTGCTTGGCTAGAAAGCATTATAGCTCTGATTGGCATGGGCTGCATTTTAGCGATAGCGAGTGTAATAGCAGTTAGTTATTCTCTTCCTCATTTGTTTTCGAGTATTTTTAATTTACCCCCTGATGTTGTACTTAATGGTTACATATTTCAAAAACTTCAAGAGTGGTCACGTTTTCTACCCTATGTTTTTGGTTTAATACTGGGCTTATTTATTGGTATGGAAATACCACTTATAGCGCGTATTCGTCAGCATGTTTATGGTCGGTTTTTAGAAAACAACGCGGGGACTATTTATGGTGCCGATTATATTGGCGCTGGTATTGGTGCCGCCATTTGGGTAAGCATCATGCTCTCAATGCCTATAATGCAGGCTGCAGCGTGGACAGCGTTATTTAACATCATAGCAGGGCTCGCATTTTTATGGCGTTACCATACCCATGTACGCTTTGCTAAGGCGCTCTTAGTTTGCCATATAGCATTGTTGGCACTCTTTGGTTTTATTTTGGTATTTGGCAGTGGTTGGATGAACAATCTAAGCAATGTTTTATATAAAGATAAAGTAATTTACTCACAGGCAACTAAGTATCAGCACGTTGTTTTAACTGAGAGATTAAGCAAAAACCAACCTCAGCCAATCACCGATTTATATTTAAATGGGCGTTTGCAGTTCTCAAGTATTGATGAGCAAATATATCATTCAATGCTGGTTTACCCTGCAATGCTTGCCTCTAACAGACATGACCGTGTATTAATAATTGGTGGTGGTGATGGGCTTGCGCTTAGGGATGTTTTAAAATGGCCAGTGAGTGAAGTAACGCTAATAGATTTAGATGCGCAACTACTCAATTTATTCGGTCATAAAGACGGTGACTTTACGCCGCCAGAGCACATCAATAAGCGATTGCTACAGCTAAACAATAAATCGATGCATGACTCGCGAGCCAACATAATTGTAGGTGATGCATTTTTAGAAGTTGAAAAGTTACTTGATCAATCTCAGCAATTTGACACTATCTTAATTGATTTACCCGATCCTAATCATCCTGATCTAAATAAAATGTACAGTGACTATTTTTATAATCATGTACGGCAGTTATTAGCACCCGATGGTGCAATGGCGGTTCAATCGACTTCACCTTACCATGCTAAAAAAGCATTTTTAAGTATAGGTAAAACGGTCAAAGCCGCAGGGTTTGGCTATGTTGAACAATATCAGCAAAACATCCCTTCGTTTGGTCAGTGGGGCTGGACTATAGCCACTAAAATGGGTCAGTCGGCTAGTGGTCGAATTAATGATGTAGCTGTTATGCCAGTGCCATCAAGGTGGATCAGTAAAGAGTATTTATTAGCAAGTTTTGTATTTCCCAACCATTACTTTGAACAAGTTAAAAGTGTTGAGGTCAATAGGTTAGGCTCTGGTCAATTATATGATTATTACCGAACTGCATGGCAAATAGAAAGCGAATTGTATAAAAATTAA
- a CDS encoding YjfI family protein, whose product MELNELSIKLASFETEGANFESFLIANPGEQDVLQVIVDGNDELPIFVTQTQEQLLCISYLFDEDEVKSELRNELNETLLRLNVPIPLSAFAKIDNKYAIFGALSVNSSLDDVTHELVTLADNAIDALEAVTLYLND is encoded by the coding sequence ATGGAATTAAATGAACTTTCAATAAAATTAGCTTCTTTTGAAACTGAAGGTGCTAACTTTGAGTCTTTCTTGATTGCCAACCCTGGCGAGCAAGATGTTTTACAAGTCATTGTTGATGGAAATGATGAACTTCCAATTTTTGTTACACAAACACAAGAGCAGCTTTTATGTATTAGCTACTTGTTTGACGAAGATGAAGTTAAAAGTGAATTACGCAACGAGCTAAACGAAACATTACTACGTTTAAACGTGCCAATTCCACTGAGTGCATTTGCTAAAATCGATAACAAATACGCGATTTTTGGTGCACTGTCGGTAAATTCATCATTAGATGACGTTACCCACGAACTAGTGACATTAGCCGATAACGCTATCGATGCACTAGAAGCCGTGACCTTGTATTTAAACGATTAA
- a CDS encoding PspA/IM30 family protein yields the protein MSILKKLFTAVRGGAREAGEAIVDANGIRIFEQEIADAQNALHRAKKSLTEVMAKEMQTKRKISAVDASIAEHEAYAGQALEKGNEALALEIAEKIGDFEAEKAENEQVLSGFSNHIVALKQQVKDAEKSIKENQRQLTMVKTTESVQQATMAVNSTLNTNSSSMTSARQSLERIKQRQQDRNDQLGAAKQLESDVNGDDLKAKMAEAGIGDTSPKSADILARIKAKQNS from the coding sequence ATGAGTATTTTAAAAAAATTATTTACAGCAGTACGTGGCGGCGCTCGTGAAGCAGGCGAAGCAATTGTCGATGCAAATGGCATTCGTATTTTTGAGCAAGAAATTGCAGACGCGCAAAATGCGCTTCATCGTGCTAAAAAAAGCCTTACTGAAGTAATGGCTAAAGAAATGCAAACTAAGCGTAAAATTAGCGCTGTAGATGCATCGATCGCTGAACATGAAGCGTATGCAGGCCAAGCGCTTGAAAAGGGCAACGAAGCGTTAGCATTAGAAATTGCAGAAAAAATTGGTGACTTTGAAGCTGAAAAAGCTGAAAACGAGCAAGTGTTATCTGGCTTTAGCAACCATATCGTTGCGCTTAAGCAGCAAGTTAAAGATGCTGAAAAATCGATTAAAGAGAATCAGCGTCAGCTTACAATGGTTAAAACCACTGAAAGCGTACAGCAAGCAACAATGGCTGTTAACAGCACGCTTAATACAAACAGCTCGTCTATGACATCGGCTCGTCAATCGCTTGAACGCATTAAGCAGCGCCAACAAGATCGAAATGACCAGCTTGGTGCTGCAAAGCAACTTGAGTCAGACGTAAATGGCGATGACTTAAAAGCAAAAATGGCTGAAGCAGGCATTGGCGACACAAGTCCAAAAAGTGCTGATATTTTAGCTCGCATCAAAGCTAAGCAAAATAGCTAA
- a CDS encoding DUF4178 domain-containing protein, which yields MFNFFKSKKEPERQLNHPSDLKKGDMFSVIDSFAYPAWLKGETLRVTGIQTYQYQHSSDTEFVLETNSGQVVFLQIEQDDGEEWANFSIKIQRNEVEEIFSLDEFARIFDEESLTHITVQNTPERFMQFLAKSYQQSESPYVCYFHNKDYRNQALPRYEQEGGEPCEMICLASDNEGFGLNIEIWDGGETEVSLTLTRPMSDIVDLFPGDAK from the coding sequence ATGTTTAATTTTTTCAAATCTAAAAAAGAGCCAGAACGTCAGCTTAATCATCCGAGCGATCTTAAAAAAGGCGACATGTTTAGCGTTATCGATTCATTTGCTTATCCTGCATGGTTAAAAGGTGAAACGTTACGTGTTACTGGTATTCAGACTTACCAATATCAGCACAGTAGCGATACTGAATTTGTACTTGAGACAAACAGTGGACAAGTAGTATTTTTACAAATTGAGCAAGATGATGGTGAAGAGTGGGCTAACTTTTCTATTAAAATTCAGCGAAACGAAGTTGAAGAAATATTTAGTCTTGATGAGTTTGCGCGTATTTTTGATGAAGAGTCGTTAACCCACATTACAGTGCAAAATACACCAGAGCGCTTTATGCAGTTTTTAGCTAAAAGCTATCAACAAAGCGAGTCGCCTTATGTGTGTTATTTCCATAATAAAGATTACCGCAACCAAGCATTACCTCGCTATGAGCAAGAAGGTGGTGAGCCATGTGAAATGATTTGCTTAGCGTCAGATAACGAAGGTTTTGGTTTAAATATCGAGATTTGGGATGGCGGCGAAACCGAAGTATCGCTAACGCTAACGCGTCCAATGTCAGACATTGTAGACTTGTTTCCCGGAGATGCTAAGTGA
- a CDS encoding class II fumarate hydratase, with product MSNFRVEADSMGELQVPINALYQAQTQRAVNNFAISGLSMPKQFITALAYIKQAAAQSNCELGHLNKAKAHAIEQACQSIIDGDHVEHFPVDIFQTGSGTSSNMNANEVIATLASRLGNESIHPNDDVNMGQSSNDVVPTAIALSSAINVVYELLPSLENLSQSLEKKKAEVGHIVKTGRTHLMDAMPVTFDQTLSAWQSQINHAAAGIRHSLEHVCELAQGGTAVGTGINADPKFAAKFTENLSANVGIRFTPSSNFFYNIGSQDAIVALSGQLKVLAVAQMKIANDLRWMNSGPLAGLGEIELEALQPGSSIMPGKVNPVIPEAAAMVSAQVIGNDATITVAGQAGNFELNVMLPVIAYNILQSIELLANSAQALGDKAIASFKVNQPNIDKALAKNPILVTALNPVIGYEKAAKIAKQAYKEARPIIDVAEQETDLPREELEKLLNPTKLTQGGL from the coding sequence ATGAGTAATTTTAGAGTAGAAGCAGACAGCATGGGCGAATTACAAGTACCTATTAATGCCCTCTACCAGGCACAAACACAACGAGCCGTTAATAACTTTGCGATTAGTGGCCTTTCTATGCCTAAGCAATTTATAACCGCACTGGCTTATATAAAACAAGCAGCCGCACAAAGTAACTGCGAACTTGGACACCTAAATAAAGCCAAAGCACATGCGATTGAGCAAGCATGCCAAAGTATTATTGATGGCGATCATGTTGAGCACTTCCCCGTTGATATTTTTCAAACAGGCTCAGGTACAAGTTCAAATATGAACGCCAACGAAGTTATTGCAACGCTTGCTAGCCGATTAGGTAATGAGAGCATTCACCCTAACGATGATGTAAATATGGGGCAAAGCTCTAACGATGTAGTCCCTACTGCTATCGCACTCAGTAGTGCGATAAATGTAGTGTATGAGTTACTTCCTTCGCTTGAAAACTTATCGCAAAGCCTAGAAAAGAAAAAAGCTGAAGTAGGCCATATAGTTAAAACGGGCCGTACGCATTTAATGGATGCAATGCCTGTTACGTTTGATCAAACACTAAGTGCATGGCAATCACAAATTAATCATGCTGCGGCAGGAATACGACATAGTTTAGAGCATGTTTGCGAGTTAGCACAAGGCGGCACAGCAGTGGGAACCGGTATAAACGCGGACCCTAAATTTGCAGCAAAATTTACAGAAAATCTGAGTGCCAATGTAGGTATTAGATTTACGCCTAGCAGTAACTTTTTTTATAATATTGGCTCACAAGACGCCATAGTAGCGCTTTCGGGGCAATTAAAAGTACTCGCTGTAGCACAAATGAAAATAGCGAACGACCTTCGTTGGATGAACTCAGGTCCACTTGCAGGTTTAGGTGAAATAGAGCTTGAAGCACTCCAACCGGGCTCATCTATTATGCCAGGTAAAGTTAATCCTGTGATACCAGAAGCTGCCGCAATGGTAAGCGCACAAGTAATAGGTAACGACGCCACGATTACCGTAGCAGGGCAAGCCGGTAATTTTGAATTAAACGTAATGCTGCCAGTCATTGCTTATAATATTTTGCAAAGCATAGAATTACTTGCCAATAGCGCGCAAGCGTTGGGCGATAAAGCCATTGCCAGCTTTAAGGTGAATCAGCCAAATATAGACAAAGCCCTAGCAAAAAATCCAATTTTAGTAACAGCACTTAATCCGGTGATCGGTTATGAAAAAGCGGCAAAAATAGCAAAGCAAGCTTACAAAGAAGCCCGCCCTATTATTGATGTAGCTGAGCAAGAAACCGATTTACCACGCGAGGAACTCGAAAAACTACTTAATCCAACAAAACTTACACAAGGCGGATTGTAG
- a CDS encoding DUF938 domain-containing protein: MTKPFSQACENNKTPILDVLTKVLNKTKRLLEIGSGTGQHSVFFAEQLPHLHWQASDREVNHEGINLWHSEVSLVNLHAPLPLDLNYDWPVDKVDAVYTANTFHIVSWELVELFFKGVERHLESQGMVCIYGPFKYQGQFTSSSNEEFNRFLLERDPLSGIRDFEAVEKLAKQAGLELISDTAMPANNQLLVFKRQ; this comes from the coding sequence ATGACAAAACCTTTCTCGCAAGCTTGCGAAAATAATAAAACTCCTATTTTAGACGTGCTTACCAAGGTACTTAACAAAACTAAACGATTACTTGAGATAGGTTCCGGTACGGGTCAGCATAGTGTGTTTTTTGCAGAGCAACTCCCCCATTTACACTGGCAAGCTAGTGATAGAGAAGTTAACCACGAAGGTATAAATTTGTGGCATAGCGAGGTTAGCTTAGTTAATTTGCATGCGCCGTTGCCTCTTGATTTAAACTATGACTGGCCGGTTGATAAAGTGGATGCAGTGTATACTGCTAATACCTTTCACATTGTTAGTTGGGAATTAGTTGAACTGTTTTTTAAAGGTGTGGAGCGCCATTTAGAAAGCCAAGGCATGGTATGTATTTATGGTCCATTTAAATACCAAGGTCAGTTTACTAGTTCGAGTAATGAAGAATTTAATCGCTTTTTACTTGAGCGTGATCCATTGAGTGGTATTCGTGATTTCGAAGCGGTCGAAAAATTAGCAAAGCAAGCAGGGCTCGAGCTTATTAGCGATACGGCCATGCCTGCAAATAATCAGTTACTTGTTTTTAAACGGCAGTAA
- a CDS encoding GNAT family N-acetyltransferase: MGTFSHQWFSSINEIDQAQWQRLFGDEPFTQHAFLYALEQSQCVTQQSGWQPHHLAIFEGDTLIALAPGYLKSHSYGEYVFDWAWAEAYEQHGLRYYPKWLCGIPFSPIEGKRIAIEHANPSIVCQYITEQLSIHSAQQGWSGWHVNFCDQDQATSLTEPHAMLRVGVQFQWFNKNFETFDDFLQILSSRKRKSLKKERAKIAQQNIAIEWLQGGQITPEIMQLFCEFYQRTYLKRSGHLGYLNMEFFTLLHALMANNLVVMLAKKDDNVIAATLSLVGENTLYGRYWGASEEVDSLHFELCYYQGIEFAIKNKLSCFHSGAQGEHKIARGFEPVLTYSAHHIVDGDFSNAISDYLKRERRHIDIYKEQCSSLLPFKNK; this comes from the coding sequence ATGGGAACGTTTTCGCACCAATGGTTTAGCAGTATTAATGAGATTGATCAGGCGCAATGGCAACGTTTATTTGGCGATGAGCCATTTACTCAACATGCATTTTTATATGCCCTAGAGCAAAGCCAATGCGTAACACAACAAAGCGGTTGGCAACCCCATCACTTGGCTATTTTTGAAGGTGACACACTAATTGCACTCGCACCCGGGTACTTAAAAAGCCATTCATATGGCGAGTATGTGTTTGATTGGGCATGGGCAGAAGCCTATGAGCAACATGGTCTACGATACTACCCTAAGTGGCTCTGCGGTATTCCATTTAGCCCTATTGAAGGAAAGCGTATTGCTATCGAGCATGCGAATCCAAGTATTGTGTGCCAATATATAACTGAGCAACTGAGCATACACAGTGCTCAACAAGGTTGGTCTGGCTGGCATGTTAACTTTTGCGACCAAGATCAAGCGACATCATTAACTGAGCCACACGCCATGTTAAGAGTGGGTGTGCAGTTTCAGTGGTTTAATAAAAACTTTGAAACCTTCGACGACTTTTTACAAATTCTTAGCTCACGAAAACGTAAATCACTTAAAAAAGAGCGAGCCAAAATAGCGCAACAGAATATCGCTATTGAATGGCTGCAAGGGGGGCAAATTACGCCCGAGATAATGCAACTGTTTTGTGAGTTTTATCAACGTACCTATTTAAAGCGCTCTGGTCATTTGGGCTATTTAAACATGGAATTTTTTACGCTTTTACATGCATTAATGGCTAATAATCTCGTTGTTATGCTAGCCAAAAAAGACGATAACGTGATTGCTGCAACGCTTAGTTTAGTAGGTGAAAATACGCTTTACGGACGCTATTGGGGAGCAAGCGAGGAGGTAGATTCGCTGCACTTTGAGCTATGTTACTACCAAGGTATTGAGTTCGCCATAAAAAATAAACTGAGCTGTTTTCATTCAGGTGCACAAGGTGAGCACAAAATAGCACGCGGCTTTGAACCCGTACTCACCTACTCGGCTCACCATATTGTTGATGGCGACTTTAGTAATGCAATAAGCGACTATTTAAAACGTGAACGCCGCCATATTGATATATATAAAGAGCAATGTAGCTCATTACTGCCGTTTAAAAACAAGTAA
- a CDS encoding alpha/beta hydrolase — MNNSVLILKVLFSFVLGVFSHIVVAQNCTSQASDFNFITKSKQQGLLRFENEHNHQHFNYKALLPFKDYLGYAHQHINKANPRASMPCSVITATYQQLVTQGKRKPRPAIADLIAPFELTHPNSNKVALLIHGLTDSPFTYHDLAQVYYQQGYTVRTILLPGHGSAASALLNIEVNQWQQAIKYGIKRSIQDFDEVILAGYSTGAALLIDYATKQSLSPKIKALMFYSPATEPHNKRGWLAKWIDAIPFVNWIDKDADVDFAKYESFPLNAAAASYDAMSLASVSSLNKRPALKLPIFSVLSDIDTTIDTRATLKLLSVLHKGNSKKYKPLDTLVLYGNTDILPVNFASDYTVKNPQCTTPQCKNIHGMSHIAVVNSPQNPHYGIDATYRNCGSFINDESLYKTCKTTKSPQLGERTSANLKRYPALQRLTYNPHFTELKMQINTFIKNVEQLKTTTR, encoded by the coding sequence ATGAACAATAGTGTTTTAATTTTAAAGGTATTATTTAGTTTTGTCTTAGGTGTTTTTTCTCATATTGTTGTCGCTCAGAACTGTACATCACAGGCGAGCGACTTTAATTTTATAACAAAAAGTAAGCAACAAGGTTTATTACGTTTTGAAAATGAGCACAACCACCAGCACTTTAACTATAAAGCCCTTTTACCATTCAAAGATTACTTGGGTTACGCGCATCAACATATCAATAAAGCCAACCCTCGCGCATCTATGCCATGCTCGGTTATTACAGCTACTTATCAGCAATTAGTTACACAAGGTAAACGCAAACCACGCCCTGCTATTGCAGATCTCATTGCTCCTTTTGAGCTCACTCACCCAAACAGCAATAAAGTTGCATTATTAATTCATGGCCTTACTGACTCTCCATTTACGTACCACGATTTAGCGCAGGTGTATTATCAGCAAGGCTATACTGTGCGCACTATTTTATTACCCGGACATGGTAGTGCCGCAAGCGCTTTACTAAATATAGAGGTTAACCAATGGCAACAAGCGATAAAATACGGTATTAAACGCTCAATACAAGACTTTGATGAGGTGATACTCGCTGGTTACTCTACGGGCGCGGCTTTACTTATTGATTACGCAACCAAGCAATCCTTATCACCTAAAATCAAAGCACTTATGTTTTATTCTCCGGCAACTGAGCCGCATAACAAGCGTGGTTGGCTTGCAAAATGGATTGATGCAATCCCTTTTGTCAATTGGATAGACAAAGATGCTGATGTAGATTTTGCTAAGTATGAGTCATTTCCTTTAAATGCAGCAGCGGCCTCATATGATGCAATGTCACTTGCAAGTGTTAGTAGCTTAAACAAGCGCCCTGCACTTAAATTACCTATTTTTAGTGTACTTAGCGATATTGATACAACAATAGATACGCGTGCCACGCTAAAACTCTTGAGCGTACTACACAAAGGTAATTCAAAAAAATATAAGCCACTCGATACTTTAGTGCTTTATGGCAATACCGATATTTTACCAGTCAACTTTGCTAGTGACTACACTGTAAAAAATCCACAATGTACAACACCGCAATGTAAAAATATTCATGGTATGTCGCATATTGCTGTTGTTAACTCGCCACAAAATCCACATTACGGAATTGACGCAACTTATCGTAATTGCGGCAGTTTTATTAACGATGAGTCGCTGTATAAAACATGTAAAACGACTAAAAGCCCGCAATTAGGAGAACGTACTAGCGCTAACTTAAAACGCTATCCGGCTTTACAACGCTTAACTTATAATCCTCATTTTACCGAGCTTAAAATGCAAATTAATACGTTTATTAAAAACGTAGAACAGCTCAAAACAACTACAAGGTAA